The window TTATTTTTTTGGATTGAATTTGTGTGCATTGCGGACAAAACAAATAGACGATCCAATTGATGGCCATCTACATGCAATACACACATCTGGAGACCATGACACCCACATGAAAGGTGCTTACGGGGTCAGTCCAGGGGCATCATATGGATTCATTTCCTCCACACAAACAAAAGGACATAAGAAATTAAAACACTAATATTATTTTACTGACTACTGAATTATCTTTCATATTGGTATCGATTTATCAGAGGTTAACTTTTGGCTTAGGAGAACACTACGTTATTTGGATTCTCTATACAATGCCTTATTTTCTTTCAGGTACCAATTTATGCAGTCGCACAACTAACAGGATCAATATCAGCCTCTTTTACTCTGTCTATACTATTGCATCCCATTAAGCATGTGGGAACTACATCACCTTCTGGATCAGATATTCAAGCTCTAATCGTAGAGATAGTCATGACATTTTGCATGATGTTCATCACTTCTGCCGTCGCCACAGATACTAAAGCTGTACAGCATTTTCCTCCCTAGCTAATTTCTTTTGCCATGGACTTTCACTTATTCTCTAACATTTCTATGTTGACAGCAGATTGGGGAGCTAGCAGGTATAGCAGTTGGCTCTGCAGTATGCATAACATCAATTTTTGCAGGGTAAGCAGGTCCGGCTCTTAAGTTCATTATAATTTTGTTGTTAAAACTCGCGAAGAAACTAACCTAGTGAATATAACCAGACCAATATCAGGTGGCTCCATGAACCCAGCCAGAACACTAGGACCTGCACTTGCTAGTTCATACTACAAGGGAATTTGGGTCTATGTGGTTGGACCTGTTACAGGAACCCTACTAGGGGCATGGAGTTACAACTTCATTCGGGTCACTGACAAGCCGATCCAGGCCATATCACCGCGCTCGTTTTCATTAAAGCTAAGGAGAATGAAAAGCGACAATGAAAGGCAGGTTGTTACCTGCACAAACCCTCACGATTCAGCTTGAATTTATGCATTTAGATCGGTATCCTCGTTATGTCTAAGAATAAAATGCACAATGTTATGGGTGTGTATTAGTAGTGTGCTCTATGTAATTGGTTTACTAGTGTGCTCTATGTACTATGGTTAAGCAGGTCATGAAAAAAAAATGAAGAACTTATTTTGGCTAGGAATTTCAGAATACAAAATTAGTAGTGTGCTCTTTAACGGTTGTAGGCCTGTTTCACTTGGCCGGAAGAAAAGGGTTTCTTCTCTTTTACATGTCCAAAACTCTATAGCTAGCTAATAGAGTTTCCTCACTAGTTTCTTCTCCCTCTTACCTTGTGTGATGATCAGATTTTTCATGACTGAATAGGTCGGCGTTTGAGTCCATCGCTTGTTCTGTTTGTTTACTCCATTGATTTACAGCAGCAAACAAATGGAATAAGCGATGGAGTCCAATCGCCCACATATTTCTATAGTCATTTTCTTTGATTCTTGAAGCTCGCTAGCACTTAAACCAGGTTAACGAATTATTTCACATCTTTCTGCAAATCTATACCTTCGTCTGCAAATATTGGCACTATTACTTTGAAAACTGAGTGGATCCTGCAGACATCTCATTACTATCTCTCATGTTACTCCTAATCTAACAAATGCTACAATATTCATACAACAACTTAACTTTTAGAGGGATTCAGTCATCTCAGTTGTAATCAGTGAGATGATATGTTTCAGCTGTAGGTGATTATCTAAGTGGAATACTTTTGTTCAATAATATTTCTTGAAAGAACTCCAGACTTCAATTAAATCAGTGGTACTTGAGATTGCTTCACATGATCATATTATATTACATCATTTGGATATTCTTCACTTAGATGAATCATGTTTAGGTTGGATGTCGCCACTGACTAATTCATATCATGCATATATGCCTAAATGGCTGCAGCCTGCAGGGTGATGATGATGAAGTTAGAAGAACAGGAATACTGGACTTCGATGAATTGAGTAGTAGTACTAGTAGTGGTAGGTAGTGTATTTACTGAGTTTAAGCAGGTGAAAGCAGGTGATGAACTAGTTCACACCGTTCCAAGAAAGTAATGAACTAAGGCCATCTCCAATAAGGAGGGCCAAGTCTAGGCTAGAGAGCAAAAGGGGTGGAGGTGAGTGGAGAGGTTTAAATTTGGTCCTCAAGGTGACCCTAGAGCTCTTTTTTGGGACTCACAAAAATCATGTAGAAATTCAAACGGTAGGTAAACCCACGTGATGTTGTTTTTTGAAAACAAAATCTAATGGTCCATATTCCATAACCGTTGAGATCCAACGGTGAAGCGTAATTATACTTCTTCTTCTTTTTTCATCAAATCACATAATTACATGTCGAAAATATTAGTTTTTTAATATACACCTTGTTCCTTTCATTTGAAAAAAAATAACTTAAAAAATTATTTTCACCTCAAAAATTAATTTTTGATATAAATTAAATGGTTACTATAATAAACCAAATCATAAGTTTCAAAAATATAATGAAAAACTATAAAACATTTAAAAGGGCTAAATATAACCTGTCCTTGTTGGAGATGATTCACCATCTCATGAATATATTTTATTATTTAGAAAGATTAAATTTTAGCCTTGATATCAATATAGTCCCTCGTTACTGGAGACGATGGCTAAAACCAAATGACCATAAAATTTGCGTAAAGGTTGATAAAGAAACTGGACATAGATTTGGGAAAGAGCATCCATTACCTGACAAAGAGAACACCAAGGTAAGCTACTAAGCTATACAAGTAAGTGTACAGTAATAGGTAAGGAATGGAAATCGTAAGGACAATAGACATAGGAGACACATAACCCCAGCCATGCTTCCAAAGTACATAACCATGCTTACACTTCCAAGTTCCAACACAGCTAGCTGTAATCCATTAAACAGTATAGACTACTACGGATGATCTCAGTAGTTCAGTTCATCTGAAAGTGCTCAAGCTCCCTGCCTCCATTTCTCTTTTCATGGATGCATCAATTGGTCATCATATCACATCAATGAGATCTTCACGAGTTTAGTCCTATATATTGTGGGTCGGAGCAATTGGGTCATTATATTATACAAGAGCTCACATACTGTCACAGATGAGAGACTCTCAATTCATCACTAGTGTGAGAACTTGAGAAACTCGACATTGATTTGGGGAAGTATCAAATTCAATCTTAGATCATATTCTCAGGGAATTAGCTAGGCTATAGGTAATGAATAAATTCGTAAAAGAGATCCTTATATGCCATGCAGGATTCTCCATTCGACTATTCAACCGCTGGTATTCAATTGGGCTGGTTTGAATAATGTACAGTAGGGACCCAAAGAGAGCCACAGATGTTAATTGGGCCTCGGTTGGCCCATGTTTCTTGTGGGTTGGGTTTCAAAATTCTTAGCATTTGTGTATACATTTCTTGACCCAAAGAGAGCTCTTCATTTACATGCACAACATTTTCTGCTGTTGCCGTGACCCATTTCGTTATCCCCACATTAGGGGGACAATCTCAAATACTTTTATCTCATTAGCGTATGTACAATTCATGTTTGCAATTGTATGATCAAAATCAAGTTTCGTTGGTAATTCCAAACCAACTTGGAGGGCCTAGAGAACTTAATGATGATCGAATCCGCTAAAGATTAAAAAGATTATGGATCATGATGCCACAAATGATCATCGACAATATGTAGTCAATTAAAGTGGTAAGCAGTCCACTTGACTTAATAACTCAACAAGTTGAGTTAGATGGACGTTTCAAGAAACGCTCCATAAGTGTATTCCACAGTAGTTTGTGGTCATTACTTTTCGCACAAATTGTCATTGAAGACTTTTGTCAATGTGGTGCGTCAAAGACTTTGAGCGCATGAAATGTGAAATCTTGGCATCTAGGCTTGTTAGCCTGAGGGTCAAAACATATGGTTTAATCATTTCCAATGAAAGGTTCCACAGATATCAAGCGAAGATCCGCCTTAGGCATCGAGTATGTCAAAACTCAAAGGAGCAGAATGTTAAATTGCTCTTGCATACAAAACCAAGCTGTTATGAGACTCGATAGAGGTCACAAACAATACTTTTAATGGTTTGTCCTTCGGATTGATCATACACAATCCGAAAAAACCGCGAATTGATCAAATTGATCAAACACGATTCGGAAAAGGCCTCGGATTGATCAAACACAATCCGGAGAAAGGTCGGGGTTGATCATACACAACCCGGACAAGAAAGCAAGAGTGATCAAACACACTATTGACTCGTGAATAAAATTTCGAGATTTTGGTACCTGCACGCACAAAATCCCAAGCATAGAATGGAGATGAAGAAGGGAGGAAAAGATTTTATACTCCCCGAGTTATTGAACTTGGAAAAGTTTAGGGTTTCAAAACATACCTTTCGAAACTTCACACACTTGAAGAAGTTGAAAATTGTAGTCGGAGGAAACCAAGAATCGTCGGCAGGTGGCGACCAAGGGATTGGCAGCTAGGAAAACGGGCGGGGGTTGGACAAAGGAGCTGAAAAAACGCTTTTTAGGGTTTCGGAAAACAAATGGTGGGCTATTGGCTCTAGGGTTAGAACAAAGTGCATGATAACGTGATGAATGGTAAAGTGTAGAGAAAGAGAGATAACAAGGTAATCATTATCTTATTCATTGATAGGTGCCCTTTGTATAAGGAATTACACAATACCAATATGGTAAGGATATGAATACATAGATCTAGTCAAACTACATATCCTATTGGCATAAGGCCAAGACACACATAAATAATATCTAGAAAAATGCATAATATCCTAGAACAATAACTAAATTTTCTCTCTATCTCTCTCTCATTATCCTCGATCTGAAAACCTTCTCTCTCTCTTCTCCTTTCATCTCCTCTCCTCTCTATTGTTGTCCCCTGAACCAGTTCCGCTTCGGCCTCTGGCAGCAACCGCATGCATGCCTCTGATCTCAGGCTGGAGACAAACAAAAGAGTAATGCAGCCATCAAAGTAGATGGCATCAACGTCGCGTTGTCATTGTTTTTTATGGTGGTGTAGACACGCATGCCTAATTAGCAAGATTCAGCAATGCCTAGACCAGGCTTAACCGCCAGACTTCCTCAAACAAGACCCACCAATGACAAGACAACAATAATAGCTTCTACATGCCGCAAACAGCTAATCAAATGGCGCCAACACGCGCTCTCACGCACACTTTTGGAGACACTGAGCAGAAGCCAAAACCTACTAGTATTAGGGAAATCAGTCCCACATTATTGAAGAAGAGGAAAGGTACCAGACACTTCTCACCTATAACTGGTAACTAATTCCTCTCGGCTACTTTGATCTAAGTTGAACTATCTGAGTTCTAAAATAAAATAAATAAAATATTCGAATTATCTGGGTTTCAAAGGTACAATTTTTGTAATTTGGCGTGTGGAAAAAGGTTTATAAGTTCTTGACATATGGGAAAGATACTGAATTTGTTCAATTTGATATATAAGGCTTCGAATTGTGATCATGTTTTGCATGGTGGTTCATGGTTTTATCGAAACCAGTAGTGTTTACATAATCACCTAGTGATCAAAGAAATCGTGATCAATTACCGTTGAATATAAATCCAAATGTGGAAAACAAAACAACTTAATTTTAAAATAATACTTTTCACCCTTAGATTTACATCCAACGGTGATTGACCATGATTTCCTTAGTCGCTAGGTGACCATGTCAACACCACTATTATCGAAACACCATGTTGGTGGTTCCGTGGTGAATGAATATGATAGTGCTGGCCATAACATGTTTGCTGAATATTAATATTACTTAATTTATCTATCAATATGTACAACCCACACATACTCATCAAGTCATCATGATCATACACAAACATGTCTTCAGCTATCCATCAACTGCAATGCCACTGCGATTCTGATGGGTGCGGATCAGCCCCCTACTCTATACTCCCTCCTGTTCGATAGATGAACGACAGAATGGTTGTTTTGGTTAATCTGTATTAATGCATTGACACTCGATCTGGAGTCTGGGCTACATTTTAAGTTGATCACACACCTACTCTTACCATCAGAATGTGTCTTAAGATTCATTCATCAAAGACTGATTCATTCATATGTTAAAGCTTCTTTCTTGTCATTTCAGGTGCCAGTTTATGCATTAGCACAACTAATTGGATCAATTTCAGCCTCATTTACTGTGTCTGTATTACTGCACCCCATTAAGCATGTGGGAACTACATCACCTTCTGGATCAGAGCTTCAAGCTCTGGTCACAGAGATAATCGTGACATTTTCTATGATGTTCATCACTTCAGCAGTTGCCACCGATACTAAAGCTGTAAATAGTGCCCTAACTCGATCACATACTTCATTTTTAACCTTCAATTTGTCTGCCATGCATGAACTGATTATTCCAATTCTGATAGTTACAATTCAACGTTGACATGCAGATAGGAGAGCTAGCAGGTATAGCAGTTGGGTCTGCAGTATGCATAACATCCATCTTTGCTGGGTAAGCAACCGTTCTTGACAGCACTTAATCTGTTCGTTATTACGTCATAAACTAATGAAAGAGGTTTGGAGTGATATGTTCAGACCAATATCAGGTGGATCTATGAATCCAGCCAGGACAATCGGACCAGCGCTTGCTAGTGCATACTACAACGGGATATGGATCTACATGGTCGGACCGGTGATCGGAGCACTACTAGGGGCATATGGTCTTACAGCTTCATTCGGGTGAATGACAAGCCTGTTCAGGCAAGTCCATCACGTTCACTTTCACTCCAGCTTCGTCGAATAAAGAGCGATGTTCATGGGCAGGCTGTTTCCATCTGCAAAGACCCTCTAGATTTAGCTTGAAATTAATGTACAACTCTATATATGCAGAATATCGATCGTAGATCAGTCAATATAGACTCGGTTTGACTTTCATTTATGCATGTTTATAGTTCATGGTACGTATCTTATTTTAACTCATCAACAAAAAAAAATCTTATTTTAACTTTCAAAAACAATACAGAACTCTCACTACATACACACTCAAAAATTACCCACTATTGTAACATTTATAGGAAAAATTATTGAATCACTTATGTCTCTTAGCTAGACAATAGTTAATTCCGTGGTCGAGCCTCTACCAACGAATTCATCGTCGTCTTGCAAAGAATTCTCGTCCATGATAGGCGTGCTAAGAAGAAAATTAACCCATCACGATCAGAGCCAACTCCTTCGCTCGGCCACAGATAAAGCTCTAATCACATAAGCCAAAATTTAATTCTGATACAGAGACCGAGAGTCCAATAAGAGATCTTGATTTCCAAAAAGAAAAGAAAAGAAAAAAAAAGTCTCTGTCTCGTTACAAAGTTGATGATGATATATAAATGTGGGATAATTAAGCAATTGAGTTGCAGCTTAATTTGCTTGGTTGAAATGGAATCGGTATCCTGTGTTGCACGTAACAACACCCAGAAATGCCCAAACTTCTGTCAACATTATCTTGTTAGGTTTTGAGGATCGGATACTTTTCATGTTCTAATTCCTCTTGCTCCGCCATACAAGGATCCACACGTATTATCACTCACTAATCTATTCCCAATCTTATTGAATTATAATCTCCTGTTTGGATTTGTGATTGATTGTTATGATCGACTTATGAGTATCACCTCTAAAGGTGTTGGACAATCATTACATCTTTTCTATACAACTATTAAGTTAGGATTAAATTCAGTTTACCCCCTCAAACTTTAGGCTTCAAATCCTCTGTCACCAATTTTCTATCTCCTTCCCTGTAACCCTATTAAAATTTGACATTTGACAATTTTGCTTACTCAGCTTAACACCCCCTAACCTTTATTAACCTTGTTAAACCCTCTAACTAACTCTAATTCTAACCCAACTCTAACTCATCTGTAATCTAAAATTTAATTATATTTAGCAAAATTTGGTGGTGAATATCAAACGTCAATCATCTTCTTCTTTTTTCATTGACAAAAAAAAACCCTCTTCTTCTTGGTCTGAAACCCCTGAGAGATACTATCATGGCTAATATCGCGATGTTGGTTCCTGAAGTGTATGAGAGAACGGTGAAGAGCTCAAGGAAGGCTGGTGAGGCTAGCACTGAATAGGCTTCTTATGTTTCAGTTTTGGCTCAAACCCTGCGGAATAAGATTGGAAAGAAGAAGATGGATTTTCTTGTGAAGTTCGTTAAGTAGGAGCCCAGGAATCAAATTGGTCTTGAAGCCTCCACTGGACTCTTCTATGCTCGATTAATTAGTTTTTGAAGCTTTTAATTTGTATGGTTGTATTACTGTAGGTATCTAATATCCAATTGCATACCCCACTGATATCTGTACATTAGTTTTCTTCTACAAATTAATACAAGGATTAAACAAAGATGTCTTGAAGTTTTGAACTTACTGATGTTCATGTACTTTTGTCCCTTTTGGAAAGCTTCTTAGGTATGTCATTCTAAGTTGCCAATGAAACTGGTTATGCTGTACTTGAAAGAGGAGTTTCAGACGAAGAAGAAAGAGGGGGTTTTTTTTTTGCCATAAAAAAGAAGAAGAGGGTCACCACCTAGGTTTTGCTAAATATATTTAAGTACAAATTAGAGATGAGTTAGAGTTAGTTAGTGAGAGGGTTTAACAAGGTTAACAGGGGGGGTGGTGTGGGTGTTAAGCTGATTAGATGTCAAATTTCAATAGGGTTACAGGGAAGGAGATAGGGAATCGGTGACAGAGGATTTGAAGCCCAAACTTTAGGGGTAAAATCAGTTCAATCCCTGATCATTTTTTTTAATCAGTTCAATTCCTAAACTTTCAAAATGCATCACCCTAGTCCAAAATTTGAATTTAGCTCGAAATGTGATGTCATCTAGTGAGTTGGAGTCGAGATAGTGGCCCACTTTTCAGCCTTTCACCCTTCATTTGAGAAATAGGAAGAGTCGTGGTTTTGCACTATTGCTAGGGCGTTTATGTTTTTAATTTTAGGGTGGAATGTGAAAATGTCCATTATACTCTTCTAAAGGGTTCATAATCTGTAAAAGTGGGTCAACATGTTTGAGTCAACTCAGCTTGTGACGTAATCATTAAAGTCAATTTCAAAATTTACACACGACTGATGAAAATTGAAAGTTCATGTAAACAAAAAAACAAAAACAAAAAACAATGAAAACTAATTGGTAGGTTGAAAGTCTGAGATTTCTATGCAATCTTACCTATCTAATTAATTTATATATAAGTCCGGCGGAAACGCGGGAGGTGCAGGGCCTCCAGCCGGAGCGATTTTGAGGGCACTTTTAGAGATAATAAGATGATATTCTTGACCTGTCCATGATTGAGGCCATTGCCCCATTCATTTTAATTCTTGCTCAAAACTTGACCTAATGATATGATCCAAAAGAGGAGTATTGATGATGACAATGGGCAGGTACGCTTGACAGAAAAGATCCTGGCCTCTTTGCACGACTGAAAAGTATACTAGTTTATAAGGAGTCTTTCTAGTGAGGACCTTTAAGTTAAGGACTTGGTGAGGACTTTTCAGCTTATCCCACATTTCAATCTTATATTCACATCTTGACCGTTCAGTTTATAGGTATTTATGAGTAAATCATTTCTGTAAATTTTCAGCCATATTGAAAATCGTTAAGACATTCATAAGGATGATTTACCAATTATGAACTTGAACGGTTCATGTTTGACATATTTGGTTCGTCCATTAATTTGATATAGTTTGTTACCTTAACGATCACCGATTTAGCTGAAAATTTGTAGAGTTGATCTACACATATAGACCTAAAAACTGAACGGATAAGATGTCAAGATGTGATCGAAAAATAGGTCTTTTAAACCATAAACCGAAAAGTCCTCACCAAGTTCTCAACTTAAAATGGCTCCCCTAGTTTATATACCTCCTAGCTAAGTTTTTCCAGTGCCATTGTTTACTACATTTTAGTTATCATCACCAGAAGTAATCATTTCCTGGCTAACTACCATTGGCAAACGATATTACCTAGCTACCTAGCTATTTTCAAAGTAAACAAAGCAAGACTTCCCCGAGATCTTTTTTCAAGCAACTAAAGCATGTATACCTAATCAACCATTTTAAAACTAATTAAGGAGATTCTATTCTATCGTTTTCAATTTCCAGTCATATTTTCCTTGTCTTTATGAAGTATCTAACCAAGACCACTCCTCCGATCCCCACTTTGCCACCAAAAAGGTTGGAACCTTCTCTTTTATGTAAACTGTTAGCGCCACTGTCATCAAACACCATCCTAGCTTTGAGAGCCCTCCAACATCTTTGACGATTGAAATTGAAATCTGAACTACCATGTTGGAGAGCAAAGACTACTTCCGCTAGGCAGCTGCAACTTTCGACCGTATATATATATACTACTTACATCCTTCATTCCTTTCCATCAACACCATTCCAGAATATTGCAGGTTCTCTCTAACCATTTGTATAGCAATGGCCACAAAAGAGCCTACAGAACTCAGAAACGAGACAAACGAGTTCGACTTCCAGAAATCATCAGTATTTGAACAGCATTACCCTCCTGGCTTTTTGAAAAAGGTAAGCTGTATAATTTTATCTTGAGATTGTAGTGAATTTTTACATTCTTTAGTCTAGTCTATGCGTGTGGAAGTAACACGTACAAATTTTTCTTCTTCTTTTTGTATGCAACATAGGTGGTGGCAGATATTATAGCAACGTTTCTGTTGGTGTTTGTGACATGTGGTTCAGCTGCTCTTTCAGCTAGCGATGAACACAAGGTCTCAAAGCTTGGAGCTTCCATAGTCGGAGGGCTCATAGTAACGGCCATGATCTATGCCGTTGGCCACATCTCCGGAGCACACATGAACCCGGCTGTCACTCTAGCTTTTGCTGCGGTGAGGCATTTTCCATGGAAACAGGTACACAGCTAGCTTTCTTTCATTCTGAGATTCCTATGCTTCAAACGAATGGTAGGTACAATTTTTTATTTTTTGGATTGAATTTGTGTGCATTCTGGACAAAACAAATAGACGATCCAATTGATGGCCATCTACATGCAATACACACATCTGGAGACCATGACACCCACATGAAAGGTTCTTATGGGGTCAGTTCAGGGGCATCATATGG of the Fragaria vesca subsp. vesca linkage group LG6, FraVesHawaii_1.0, whole genome shotgun sequence genome contains:
- the LOC101298452 gene encoding aquaporin NIP2-1-like, yielding MATKEPTELRNETNEFDFQKSSVFEQHYPFLKKVVAEIIATFLLVFVTCGSAALSASDEHKVSKLGASIVGGLIVTAMIYAVGHISGAHMNPAVTLAFSAVRHFPWKQVPIYAVAQLTGSISASFTLSILLHPIKHVGTTSPSGSDIQALIVEIVMTFCMMFITSAVATDTKAIGELAGIAVGSAVCITSIFAGPISGGSMNPARTLGPALASSYYKGIWVYVVGPVTGTLLGAWSYNFIRVTDKPIQAISPRSFSLKLRRMKSDNERQVVTCTNPHDSA